One Deltaproteobacteria bacterium genomic window carries:
- a CDS encoding type II toxin-antitoxin system HicB family antitoxin gives MRYTVIVEKGRESGFVAKCRVLPGCVSQGRTRKDTLKNIREAIEVYVEALLDDGLPIPTEVGREAVELTVAAR, from the coding sequence ATGCGCTATACGGTGATTGTAGAGAAAGGTCGCGAGTCGGGATTCGTTGCGAAGTGCCGGGTACTGCCGGGCTGTGTGTCGCAAGGCCGAACGCGCAAGGACACCCTCAAGAACATCCGTGAAGCGATCGAGGTCTACGTGGAAGCGTTGCTCGACGACGGCTTGCCCATCCCGACCGAAGTCGGTCGTGAAGCCGTGGAACTCACGGTCGCCGCGCGGTGA
- a CDS encoding ribonuclease J: protein MMADGSGPLRVVPLGGLGEIGLNCLVLECGQAAIAIDCGLMFPEMHMLGIDLVIPDFDYVRQLGERFLGFVITHGHEDHIGALPYALRDLNVPVYAPPMAAGLVREKLREHKLDGKVDLNVVQNRRPWQMGPFTIEAMHVTHSIVDAVALAVRTPLGTVIHTGDFKLDQTPLDGHRSDLPRLAEYGAEGVLLLLSDSTNVEREGTTPSEQSVRGAIDRIVRETPGKIFFSTFSSHVHRLQQVLELAQVNGRRVVVVGRSLTNSIQIATELGHLHYPPSLIHEASALASIPPEQALVLTTGSQGEALSALVRIAMDDHAQVKMGPGDAVVLSSRIIPGNERTISNLINHMIRRGAAVHHSHSAEVHVSGHASQEELKLMVALTRPTYFVPAHGEYRHLAHHRGLAQSMGVPPEHTFLLEDGDVLEIDAAGAQMRDPITAGRVFVDGKGIGDVSDIVLRDRRHLSQDGLVLAVLALDQHSGELISGPDLITRGFIFEDDSEAYLDKAKTVVKDALAQITRESRTDSLEVKEEVRKALKRYFARTLDRRPVILPFIMEM, encoded by the coding sequence ATGATGGCCGACGGCTCCGGGCCGTTGCGCGTTGTGCCGCTCGGCGGCCTCGGCGAGATCGGGCTCAATTGCTTGGTGCTCGAATGCGGGCAGGCCGCCATCGCGATCGATTGCGGGCTGATGTTTCCCGAGATGCACATGCTCGGGATCGATCTGGTCATTCCCGACTTCGACTACGTCCGCCAACTCGGCGAGCGCTTCCTCGGCTTCGTCATCACCCACGGGCACGAGGACCACATCGGGGCGCTGCCCTACGCGCTGCGCGACCTCAACGTCCCGGTTTACGCGCCGCCGATGGCGGCCGGTTTGGTGCGCGAGAAGCTGCGCGAGCACAAGCTCGACGGCAAGGTCGATCTCAACGTCGTGCAGAACCGCCGGCCATGGCAGATGGGGCCATTCACCATCGAGGCGATGCACGTGACCCACTCGATCGTCGACGCGGTCGCGCTCGCGGTTCGTACTCCTCTCGGCACTGTCATTCATACCGGTGACTTCAAACTCGATCAGACCCCGCTCGACGGCCACCGCAGCGACTTACCGCGCCTCGCCGAGTACGGCGCCGAGGGCGTGCTGTTGCTGCTCTCCGACTCGACCAACGTCGAACGTGAAGGCACCACGCCGTCAGAGCAATCGGTGCGCGGCGCGATCGATCGCATCGTTCGCGAAACCCCGGGGAAAATTTTCTTCTCGACCTTTTCGTCGCACGTGCACCGCTTGCAACAGGTGTTGGAACTGGCGCAGGTCAACGGCCGGCGCGTCGTCGTGGTCGGCCGCAGCCTGACCAACAGCATTCAGATCGCCACCGAGCTTGGGCATCTGCACTATCCGCCGAGTCTGATCCACGAAGCCAGCGCGCTGGCGTCGATCCCGCCCGAACAGGCGCTGGTGCTCACCACCGGCAGCCAAGGCGAAGCACTGTCGGCGCTGGTGCGCATCGCGATGGACGATCACGCGCAGGTGAAGATGGGACCGGGCGACGCGGTGGTGTTGTCGTCGCGCATCATTCCAGGGAACGAGCGCACCATCAGCAATCTCATCAATCACATGATTCGTCGCGGCGCGGCGGTGCATCATTCGCACAGTGCCGAGGTCCACGTGTCAGGGCATGCGAGTCAGGAGGAGTTGAAGCTGATGGTGGCGCTGACGCGTCCCACATACTTCGTGCCGGCGCACGGCGAGTATCGCCATCTCGCGCACCATCGCGGCTTGGCGCAGTCGATGGGCGTGCCGCCCGAGCACACCTTCCTGCTCGAAGACGGCGATGTGCTCGAAATCGACGCCGCCGGGGCGCAGATGCGCGATCCGATCACCGCCGGTCGCGTGTTCGTCGACGGCAAAGGCATCGGTGATGTCAGCGACATCGTCCTGCGCGACCGCCGCCATCTGTCGCAAGACGGGCTGGTGCTCGCGGTGCTCGCGCTCGATCAACATTCCGGCGAATTGATTAGCGGACCCGATCTGATCACGCGCGGCTTCATCTTCGAGGACGACAGCGAAGCCTATCTCGACAAGGCCAAGACGGTGGTCAAGGACGCCCTGGCGCAGATCACCCGCGAGTCGCGCACTGATTCACTCGAAGTGAAGGAAGAGGTCCGCAAAGCCCTCAAGCGCTACTTCGCGCGCACCCTCGACCGGCGGCCGGTGATCTTGCCGTTCATAATGGAGATGTGA